One stretch of Vulpes lagopus strain Blue_001 chromosome X, ASM1834538v1, whole genome shotgun sequence DNA includes these proteins:
- the LOC121483146 gene encoding LOW QUALITY PROTEIN: polymerase delta-interacting protein 2-like (The sequence of the model RefSeq protein was modified relative to this genomic sequence to represent the inferred CDS: substituted 1 base at 1 genomic stop codon): protein MAGCVARRALAVGSRWWARSLTGARGPRPLCVAGGAGAFLPAATATTWRHLSSXNRPEGKVLETVGVFEVPKQNGKYEIRQLFLHSVFGYRGVVLFPWQARLYDWDVASAAPEKAENPAGHGSKEVKGKTHTSYQVLIDARDCPYISQRSQTEAVTFLANHDDSRALYAIPGLDYVSHEDILPYTSTDQVPIQHELFERFLLYDQTKAPPFVAQETLQAWQEKNHPWLELSDVHRETTENIRVTVIPFYMGMREAQNSHVYWWHYCIRLENLDSDVMQLRERHSRIFSLSGTLETVRGRGVVGREPVLSKEQPAFQFSSHVSLQASSGYMWDTFCFERPDGSHFDVRIPPFSLESNKDEKTPHSGLHW, encoded by the coding sequence ATGGCGGGCTGCGTGGCCCGGCGGGCCCTGGCCGTGGGCAGCCGCTGGTGGGCCCGCTCACTAACTGGGGCTCGGGGGCCGAGGCCACTCTGTGTGGCTGGTGGAGCTGGGGCCTTCCTGCCAGCGGCGACAGCGACGACATGGAGGCACCTCTCGTCCTGAAACCGACCAGAGGGCAAAGTTTTGGAGACGGTTGGTGTATTTGAGGTGccaaaacagaatggaaaatatgAGATCAGGCAGCTCTTTCTTCATAGTGTTTTTGGCTACCGAGGTGTCGTCCTGTTTCCCTGGCAGGCCAGACTATATGACTGGGATGTGGCTTCTGCAGCtccagagaaagcagagaatCCTGCTGGCCATGGTTCTAAGGAGGTGAAAGGCAAAACTCACACTTCCTATCAGGTGCTGATTGATGCCCGAGACTGTCCATATATATCTCAGAGATCTCAGACAGAAGCTGTGACTTTCTTGGCTAACCATGATGACAGCCGGGCCCTTTATGCCATCCCAGGCCTGGACTATGTCAGCCACGAAGACATCCTCCCCTATACTTCTACCGATCAGGTTCCCATCCAGCATGAGCTGTTTGAAAGATTTCTTCTGTATGACCAGACAAAAGCACCCCCTTTTGTGGCCCAGGAGACGCTACAGGCCTGGCAAGAGAAGAACCACCCCTGGCTGGAGCTCTCTGATGTTCACCGGGAGACAACAGAGAACATTCGTGTCACTGTCATCCCCTTCTACATGGGCATGAGGGAAGCCCAGAATTCCCATGTCTACTGGTGGCACTACTGTATCCGCTTAGAGAACCTCGATAGTGATGTGATGCAGCTCCGGGAGCGACACTCGAGGATATTCAGTTTATCTGGCACCTTGGAGACAGTGAGAGGCcgaggggtggtgggcagggaaCCAGTGTTATCCAAGGAGCAGCCCGCATTCCAGTTCAGCAGCCACGTCTCCCTGCAAGCTTCCAGCGGGTACATGTGGGACACATTCTGCTTTGAGAGGCCTGATGGCTCCCACTTTGATGTCCGgatccctcccttctccctggaaagcaataaagatgagaaaacaccACATTCAGGCCTTCACTGGTAG